A region from the Salvelinus sp. IW2-2015 linkage group LG19, ASM291031v2, whole genome shotgun sequence genome encodes:
- the LOC111979276 gene encoding high affinity 3',5'-cyclic-AMP phosphodiesterase 7A isoform X4, which produces MEVCYQLPVLPLDRPVPKHVLSRRGAISFSSSSSLFGGPAPRQLSKRRGAISYDSEDQTALYIRMLDVRVRSQVGFEPERRGSHPYLYVDFRTLHSRPEAAWPVSARNVRRLLSFQRYLHSSRFFHGIPASNPLGYILDDDFTGQAKLMLQKVGNWNFDIFLFDRLTNGNSLVNLTFHLFNTYGLIELFQLDMVKLRRFLVMIQEDYRCQNPYHNAVHAADVTQAMYCYLQEPKLAETLTSCDLLLGLLAAATHDLDHPGVNQPFLIKTDHYLAALYKNSSVLENHHWKSAVGLLRESDLLSHLPTEDRLNMEERLGSLILATDISRQNDYLSEFRTHLDKGDLCLTNGGHRHFILQMALKCADICNPCRPWKLSKQWSEKVTEEFFHQGDIERKHHLEVTPLCDRQSNSVANIQIGFMAYVVEPLFVEWSRFSNTRLSQTMMSHLSMNKQGWKEGRDKQEVSSSRASEEQRTPPTKDSNSKVLPQGSKGS; this is translated from the exons AGACGAGGGGCGATCTCCTATGACAGTGAGGATCAAACGGCTCTCTACATTCGGATGCTCG ATGTGAGAGTCAGAAGCCAGGTGGGGTTTGAACCAGAGCGAAGAGGGTCTCATCCCTACTTGTATGTCGATTTCCGAACTTTGCACT CCCGACCTGAGGCTGCGTGGCCTGTGTCTGCCAGGAATGTCCGCAGGCTGCTGAGCTTTCAGAGGTACCTCCACTCGTCACGGTTCTTTCACGGCATCCCAGCCTCCAACCCTCTAGGCTACATCCTTGACGATGACTTCACAGGTCAAGCCAAG TTAATGCTGCAGAAGGTTGGAAACTGGAACTTTGATATTTTCCTGTTTGACAGACTTACGAACG GGAACAGCCTCGTCAACCTGACCTTTCACTTATTCAACACTTATGGGTTAATTGAGCTCTTCCAGTTGGACATGGTTAAACTTAGAAGATTTttag TCATGATTCAAGAGGACTACCGCTGCCAGAACCCCTACCACAATGCAGTCCACGCTGCAGATGTGACTCAGGCCATGTATTGTTACCTGCAGGAGCCCAAG CTCGCTGAGACGCTGACCTCCTGTGATCTCCTGCTGGGTCTGCTGGCGGCTGCCACCCATGATCTGGACCATCCAGGTGTCAACCAGCCTTTCCTCATCAAAACGGACCATTACCTAGCAGCACTGTACAAG AATAGCTCAGTTTTGGAGAATCACCACTGGAAGTCTGCGGTGGGCCTGCTCCGCGAATCAGACCTGCTGTCCCACCTCCCCACTGAAGACCG ATTGAACATGGAGGAGCGGCTTGGATCCCTGATTCTGGCTACAGACATCAGCAGGCAGAATGACTATCTTTCAGAGTTCAGGACACACTTGGACAAGGGAGACCTCTGCCTCACTAACGGAGGACATCGACACTTTATCCTTCAG ATGGCTCTGAAGTGTGCGGACATTTGCAACCCCTGCCGACCGTGGAAACTCAGCAAACAGTGGAGCGAGAAAGTGACAGAGGAGTTCTTCCACCAAG GTGACATTGAGAGGAAACATCATCTTGAAGTAACCCCACTCTGTGACAGGCAATCCAACTCGGTTGCCAATATACAGATTG GCTTTATGGCGTACGTGGTAGAGCCTCTGTTTGTGGAATGGTCACGCTTCTCCAACACACGGCTGTCCCAGACCATGATGAGCCACCTGAGCATGAACAAGCAAGgctggaaggaggggagggacaaGCAGGAGGTTAGCTCTAGTAGGGCCTCAGAGGAACAGAGGACTCCTCCCACCAAAGACTCAAACTCCAAAGTATTACCTCAGGGAAGCAAAGGGTCATGA